A DNA window from Bacillus andreraoultii contains the following coding sequences:
- a CDS encoding transposase family protein has protein sequence MLGFSYNFGQKKKTRNPVILLYLNCPETSKKNGVACTMNSIMNIPGLKDCQVIKMEERKGEILLYVEMERKPHPCPDCGQLTNKVHDYRWQKVQHLKWFERS, from the coding sequence ATGTTGGGGTTTTCATACAATTTTGGTCAAAAAAAAAAGACACGCAACCCCGTCATTCTTTTATACTTGAATTGTCCAGAAACAAGTAAAAAGAATGGAGTTGCGTGTACTATGAATTCTATCATGAATATCCCAGGATTAAAAGACTGTCAGGTGATAAAAATGGAGGAGCGTAAAGGGGAAATCCTCCTCTATGTGGAAATGGAGCGAAAGCCACACCCTTGTCCTGACTGTGGTCAGCTCACCAACAAAGTTCATGATTATCGATGGCAAAAAGTTCAACATTTAAAATGGTTTGAACGNAGTTGA
- a CDS encoding IS1182 family transposase: MFKHYNMNQVVLPLNLEIKLKENDIAFAINDLVESIPEEAFEDFIRQTGRPAYHPRMMLKVILCGYTQSVFSGRKIEALLQDSIRMMWLAQGHEPSYRTINRFRSNPLIENILRECFVQFRNQLVEKELIEEEAIFIDGTKIEANANKFTFVWRKSIERYSDKLIEKSNQLYDELLEKEIIPAIEREKEEELSVKEMEEVVEKLDEKIEEYNKKIEVSEVGSERKKLRSERKLPIQSRKQWMDYITRKQKYQNDMEIFGDRNSYSKTDPDATFMRMKDDYMKNGQLKAGYNVQIATEGQYVLAYDVFPNPTDTRTLIPFLDTIEENFFELPEFIVADAGYGSEQNYEDIIENRNRTPLITYNQYRKEKKKKHKDNAFHVDNWEYNEDEDTFLCPNGRKVRFSHHSKRTDRYGFTREFKVYECEDCSDCPLRDLCTKAKEGNNRKVYINEKWESQKEYVRTKLSDEKTGEIYGKRKIDVEPAFGFLKANLGFTRFSVRGKQKVKNELAFALMAVNMRKVTAISGKIVTRNGKTPQKRFQANFLLPGTFLYTTFG; encoded by the coding sequence ATGTTTAAACATTATAACATGAATCAAGTAGTTTTACCGCTAAATTTAGAAATTAAGTTGAAAGAAAACGATATTGCTTTTGCGATCAATGATCTTGTCGAGAGTATTCCCGAAGAAGCTTTCGAGGACTTCATACGACAAACCGGCCGTCCCGCGTATCATCCTCGTATGATGTTGAAAGTCATTTTGTGTGGATATACGCAATCCGTGTTTTCCGGCCGTAAAATAGAAGCTTTATTACAGGATAGTATCCGCATGATGTGGCTGGCTCAAGGACATGAACCTAGCTATCGCACCATCAATCGCTTCCGTTCTAATCCACTCATTGAAAACATCCTACGTGAATGCTTTGTCCAGTTCCGAAATCAGCTCGTGGAAAAGGAATTGATTGAAGAGGAAGCCATTTTTATTGATGGTACAAAAATTGAAGCAAACGCAAATAAGTTCACCTTTGTATGGCGGAAGTCCATTGAAAGATATAGTGATAAGCTAATTGAAAAGTCCAATCAACTGTATGATGAGCTGCTAGAGAAGGAGATCATCCCAGCAATAGAGCGAGAAAAGGAAGAGGAACTTTCCGTCAAAGAAATGGAAGAAGTAGTCGAAAAGTTAGACGAGAAAATCGAGGAATATAATAAAAAGATTGAAGTATCTGAAGTTGGGAGTGAACGGAAAAAGCTCCGTTCCGAACGCAAATTACCCATACAATCTCGGAAGCAATGGATGGATTACATTACTCGCAAACAAAAGTATCAAAACGATATGGAGATTTTCGGTGATCGCAATAGTTACTCAAAGACGGACCCAGATGCGACGTTTATGCGCATGAAGGACGACTACATGAAGAACGGTCAATTGAAAGCTGGTTACAATGTCCAAATTGCGACGGAAGGTCAATATGTGCTCGCTTACGATGTTTTCCCAAACCCGACCGATACACGCACTTTAATTCCTTTTCTCGACACGATTGAAGAAAACTTTTTCGAGCTTCCGGAATTCATTGTCGCGGATGCAGGATATGGTAGCGAACAGAATTATGAAGATATCATCGAGAATCGAAATCGAACGCCACTTATTACATACAATCAATATCGAAAGGAGAAGAAAAAGAAGCATAAGGACAACGCTTTTCATGTAGATAATTGGGAATATAATGAGGACGAAGATACTTTTCTGTGCCCAAATGGTCGGAAAGTACGATTTAGCCATCATTCCAAACGAACAGACAGGTACGGATTCACCCGTGAATTTAAAGTGTACGAGTGTGAGGACTGTTCGGATTGTCCACTCCGCGATTTATGCACGAAAGCAAAAGAAGGGAACAACCGAAAAGTCTACATAAATGAAAAGTGGGAGTCCCAAAAAGAATATGTACGTACGAAGCTTTCAGACGAGAAAACTGGTGAAATTTACGGAAAACGTAAAATTGATGTAGAACCAGCGTTCGGTTTTCTGAAGGCTAATTTAGGTTTCACTCGTTTTTCCGTCAGAGGAAAACAGAAAGTGAAAAATGAATTAGCCTTTGCGTTGATGGCGGTGAATATGAGAAAAGTCACCGCCATCAGCGGTAAAATAGTGACGAGAAATGGAAAAACCCCACAAAAAAGGTTCCAAGCAAATTTTTTATTGCCTGGAACCTTTTTATATACTACTTTTGGCTAG
- a CDS encoding histidine phosphatase family protein: MKNIYVIRHCEAVGQPPEAQLTDRGYKQALELSELFFDVKIDRIISSPYKRAIDSIQPLAKQLDIKIEINRQLTERVLSTKNLTDWLEKLRETFDNIDLKFDGGESSQEAMKRIVGVVEEVFKGGNENTIIVTHGNIMSLLLKYFNNDFGFEDWKNLSNPDIYLIKSENNKVTYERVWK; this comes from the coding sequence ATGAAGAATATCTATGTTATAAGGCATTGCGAGGCAGTAGGACAGCCACCTGAAGCACAACTTACAGATAGAGGTTATAAACAAGCGTTGGAATTATCCGAGTTATTTTTTGATGTGAAAATAGACCGTATTATTTCGAGTCCCTATAAACGTGCAATTGATTCTATACAGCCACTTGCGAAGCAATTAGATATTAAGATAGAGATTAACCGACAATTAACAGAACGTGTACTAAGCACAAAGAATCTTACTGATTGGCTTGAAAAACTAAGAGAAACATTTGATAATATTGATTTGAAATTTGATGGTGGAGAGTCCAGTCAAGAAGCAATGAAACGAATAGTCGGGGTTGTAGAGGAAGTTTTTAAAGGTGGGAATGAAAATACAATCATTGTTACGCATGGAAATATAATGTCCTTACTATTAAAGTATTTTAATAATGATTTTGGATTTGAAGATTGGAAAAATCTTAGTAACCCTGACATATATCTTATAAAAAGTGAAAATAATAAAGTTACTTATGAAAGAGTATGGAAATAA
- a CDS encoding NUDIX hydrolase codes for MFIVNVEGAIRKNDKWLIIERSKEEEHAGGMLSLVGGKVEIEGNSSDILERTVKREIFEEVGVKIKEKLNYVHSTSFVTDTGENVVDIVFLCEYDSGVAFPNSPNEVERVFWLSTEEILSHSKAPIYLKESIKQAESLNRIHSS; via the coding sequence ATGTTTATTGTAAATGTTGAAGGTGCTATAAGGAAAAATGATAAGTGGCTAATAATTGAAAGAAGCAAAGAAGAGGAACATGCTGGGGGGATGCTTTCTCTTGTAGGTGGTAAGGTAGAGATTGAAGGGAACTCCTCAGATATATTAGAAAGAACAGTAAAGCGTGAAATTTTTGAAGAAGTCGGTGTGAAGATAAAAGAGAAGTTAAATTATGTACATAGTACATCTTTTGTAACTGATACAGGTGAAAATGTGGTGGATATTGTTTTTCTTTGTGAATATGATTCTGGTGTTGCATTTCCTAATAGTCCTAATGAAGTTGAAAGGGTTTTTTGGCTATCTACGGAAGAGATATTAAGTCATTCTAAAGCCCCTATCTATTTAAAAGAAAGCATTAAACAAGCGGAATCCTTGAATCGAATTCATTCGTCATAA
- the msr(D) gene encoding ABC-F type ribosomal protection protein Msr(D), giving the protein MELILKAKDIRVEFKGRTCLDIDELEVYDYDRIGLVGANGAGKSTLLKVLLGELTPPGCKMNRLGELAYIPQLDEVTLQEEKDFALVGKLGVEQLDIQTMSGGEETRLKIAQALSAQVHGILADEPTSHLDREGIDFLIGQLKYFTGALLVISHDRYFLDEVVDKIWELKDGKITEYWGNYSDYLRQKEEERKSQAAEYEQFVAERARLERAAEEKRKQARKIGQKAKGASKKKSTKGGGRLAHQKSIGSKEKKMHNAAKSLEHRIAALGSVEAPEDIRRIRFRQSKALELHNPYPIVGKEINKIFGDKVLFENASFQIPLGAKVALTGGNGTGKTTLIQMILNHEDGISISPKAKIGYFAQNGYKYNSNQKVLEFMQEDCDYNVSEIRSVLASMGFKQNDIRKSLSVLSGGEIMKLLLAKMLMGRYNILLMDEPSNFLDIPSLEALEILMKEYAGTIVFITHDKRLLDNVADVIYEIKDKKLNLVR; this is encoded by the coding sequence ATGGAATTGATATTAAAAGCAAAAGACATTCGTGTGGAATTTAAAGGACGCACTTGTTTAGATATAGATGAATTAGAAGTGTATGATTATGACCGTATTGGTTTAGTAGGAGCAAATGGTGCAGGAAAAAGCACGTTACTCAAGGTACTTTTAGGAGAATTAACTCCCCCAGGATGTAAAATGAATCGTCTGGGTGAACTTGCCTATATCCCTCAGTTGGACGAAGTAACTTTGCAGGAGGAGAAAGATTTTGCACTTGTGGGTAAGCTCGGTGTTGAGCAATTAGATATACAGACCATGAGCGGTGGTGAAGAAACAAGACTTAAAATAGCACAGGCCTTATCGGCACAGGTTCATGGTATTTTAGCGGATGAACCTACGAGCCATTTAGACCGTGAAGGAATTGATTTTCTAATTGGACAGCTAAAATATTTTACAGGTGCACTGTTAGTTATTAGCCATGACCGCTATTTTCTTGATGAGGTAGTAGATAAAATATGGGAACTGAAAGATGGCAAAATCACTGAGTATTGGGGAAACTATTCTGATTATCTTCGTCAGAAAGAGGAAGAACGCAAGAGCCAAGCTGCAGAATACGAACAATTTGTTGCGGAACGTGCCCGATTGGAAAGGGCTGCGGAGGAAAAGCGAAAACAGGCTCGTAAAATAGGACAGAAGGCAAAAGGTGCTTCAAAGAAAAAAAGTACTAAAGGCGGAGGGCGTTTAGCTCATCAAAAATCAATAGGAAGTAAGGAAAAAAAGATGCATAATGCCGCTAAATCCCTAGAACATAGGATTGCGGCCTTAGGAAGTGTAGAAGCTCCAGAAGATATTCGTAGGATTCGTTTCAGGCAAAGTAAAGCATTGGAGCTCCACAATCCATATCCTATTGTCGGTAAGGAAATTAATAAAATATTTGGAGATAAGGTACTGTTTGAAAATGCATCTTTTCAAATTCCGCTTGGAGCAAAAGTGGCGTTAACTGGTGGTAATGGAACCGGAAAAACAACTTTAATCCAAATGATCTTAAACCATGAAGATGGAATTTCTATTTCACCTAAGGCAAAAATAGGTTACTTTGCACAAAATGGTTACAAGTACAACAGTAATCAGAAAGTCCTGGAGTTTATGCAGGAGGATTGTGATTACAATGTTTCAGAAATTCGTTCCGTGCTAGCATCCATGGGATTTAAGCAGAACGATATTAGAAAAAGCTTATCTGTTTTAAGTGGCGGCGAAATTATGAAATTATTGCTAGCTAAAATGCTTATGGGTAGATATAACATCTTACTAATGGATGAACCCAGCAATTTCCTTGACATACCAAGCTTAGAGGCTTTGGAAATACTAATGAAGGAGTATGCCGGAACTATAGTGTTTATCACCCATGACAAACGGCTGCTTGATAATGTGGCTGATGTGATTTATGAAATCAAAGATAAGAAATTAAACTTAGTCCGATAA
- a CDS encoding ISL3 family transposase — MNSIMNIPGLKDCQVIKMEERKGEILLYVEMERKPHPCPDCGQLTNKVHDYRWQKVQHLKWFERMTYIWYKRRRYACACGKRFSEKNTFVKRYQRTSIEWNQAVSVCAIKGKTFKEVGDVYGTSSTTIMRRFDQIAQTEVKQVESLPRVIAIDEYKGDTREGKYQLIIADGITKQPLDILPNRNKKTIKDYLQRHGHHVQVVIMDMSPSFKAAVRSALGNPVIVADRFHFCRYIYWGIDRVRRRIQQQFHDYDRKKCKRKRYIFYKPQNTLTEDDQWHLERYLNMSEELKKAYELKERYQVWFNRAKEIGQEKIKEVKKELEAFYQVVEESGIPEMKQAIETFRNWQVEILNSFVYGHSNGFLEGINNTTKVIKRNGYGYKNFKRFRARILLRHQYKGMGLHIG, encoded by the coding sequence ATGAATTCTATCATGAATATCCCAGGATTAAAAGACTGTCAGGTGATAAAAATGGAGGAGCGTAAAGGGGAAATCCTCCTCTATGTGGAAATGGAGCGAAAGCCACACCCTTGTCCTGACTGTGGTCAGCTCACCAACAAAGTTCATGATTATCGATGGCAAAAAGTTCAACATTTAAAATGGTTTGAACGGATGACGTATATTTGGTATAAACGTCGTCGATATGCCTGTGCTTGCGGAAAACGCTTTTCCGAAAAGAATACGTTTGTCAAACGATATCAACGAACATCGATTGAATGGAATCAGGCCGTGTCCGTATGCGCTATTAAGGGAAAGACATTTAAGGAAGTAGGGGATGTTTACGGTACCTCATCCACGACCATTATGAGGCGATTTGATCAAATCGCTCAAACGGAAGTCAAGCAAGTAGAGTCACTACCTCGAGTGATTGCGATTGATGAATATAAAGGAGATACAAGGGAAGGAAAGTATCAACTCATCATCGCCGATGGGATCACAAAGCAACCCCTAGACATCCTACCGAACCGAAATAAAAAGACGATAAAAGACTACCTTCAAAGGCATGGTCACCACGTTCAAGTGGTGATTATGGATATGAGTCCTTCTTTTAAGGCAGCCGTTCGTTCGGCCCTAGGGAACCCAGTGATCGTGGCGGATCGTTTTCATTTTTGTCGTTATATTTATTGGGGGATTGATCGAGTTCGCAGGCGTATTCAGCAGCAGTTTCACGACTATGACCGCAAAAAGTGCAAAAGAAAAAGGTACATTTTTTATAAACCTCAAAACACTTTAACTGAAGACGATCAGTGGCATTTAGAACGCTATTTGAATATGTCGGAAGAGCTAAAAAAAGCCTATGAACTAAAAGAACGTTATCAAGTATGGTTTAACCGAGCGAAAGAGATCGGTCAAGAAAAGATCAAAGAGGTAAAAAAAGAGCTGGAAGCATTTTATCAAGTAGTAGAGGAATCAGGAATTCCAGAGATGAAACAAGCGATAGAAACGTTTCGAAATTGGCAAGTAGAAATCCTGAATAGCTTTGTGTATGGTCATTCCAATGGCTTTTTGGAAGGAATCAATAATACGACAAAAGTCATCAAGCGAAACGGCTATGGATATAAAAACTTCAAGAGATTTCGAGCAAGAATCTTATTGAGACATCAGTATAAAGGAATGGGTCTACATATAGGATAG
- a CDS encoding helix-turn-helix domain-containing protein, giving the protein MGDFGERLEKIRNEKEIPIERLAKETGVSVQVLNAIEQGKKRQQFSYPILQTIAKVLEVEIEELIGVKI; this is encoded by the coding sequence TTGGGTGATTTTGGCGAAAGGTTGGAGAAAATCAGGAATGAAAAGGAAATACCAATTGAAAGGTTGGCAAAGGAAACTGGGGTATCGGTACAAGTTTTAAATGCAATTGAGCAAGGTAAGAAAAGACAGCAATTTAGTTATCCGATTTTACAGACGATTGCTAAGGTTTTAGAGGTAGAGATTGAGGAGTTAATTGGGGTTAAGATATAA